Proteins from a genomic interval of Streptomyces sp. SID8374:
- a CDS encoding YndJ family protein produces the protein MTVLVNVIVMLGMLLVVPAGLRLTGLRELDGIRRLWPLFAVPGAVALWLPRGPTATALASCYALGTVLLALYGARRAVRGRDLSPAGIALLTALTTPAVAALALVAERWGHELFGFELGILALTVPHFHFAGFAAALVAGLVCQVAGSPAGRFAALSVPLGTLLVLVGYFIGDWAELAGAVVLTAGMWTVGLLTWRLGRAEGRDRTTRLLLLTSAAVLVATMLLALSWAVGEATGLPHPTLTWMAATHGLGNALGFALCALLAWQRIRTTTHPESRTA, from the coding sequence GTGACCGTACTGGTCAACGTGATCGTGATGCTGGGGATGCTCCTGGTCGTCCCGGCAGGGCTGCGGCTCACCGGGCTGCGGGAGCTGGACGGGATCCGGAGGCTCTGGCCCCTCTTCGCCGTCCCCGGCGCGGTGGCCCTATGGCTGCCGCGTGGCCCTACCGCCACCGCGCTCGCCTCGTGCTACGCACTGGGCACCGTCCTTCTCGCCCTGTACGGCGCCCGCCGGGCGGTGCGGGGCAGGGACCTCTCCCCTGCCGGGATCGCCCTGCTCACCGCGCTCACCACCCCGGCCGTCGCCGCGCTCGCCCTGGTCGCGGAGCGGTGGGGCCACGAGCTGTTCGGCTTCGAGCTGGGCATCCTCGCCCTGACCGTGCCGCACTTCCACTTCGCCGGTTTCGCCGCCGCCCTGGTCGCCGGGCTCGTCTGCCAGGTCGCCGGGAGTCCTGCGGGCCGGTTCGCCGCGCTGAGCGTGCCGCTGGGCACGCTGCTCGTCCTCGTCGGCTACTTCATCGGCGATTGGGCCGAACTGGCCGGGGCCGTGGTCCTGACGGCCGGCATGTGGACCGTCGGCCTGCTCACCTGGCGCCTGGGGCGCGCGGAGGGCCGCGACAGGACGACCCGGCTGCTGCTCCTCACCTCCGCCGCCGTCCTGGTGGCGACCATGCTGCTCGCCCTGAGCTGGGCGGTCGGCGAGGCGACCGGACTGCCCCACCCCACCCTGACCTGGATGGCCGCCACCCATGGCCTCGGCAACGCCCTGGGCTTCGCCCTGTGCGCACTCCTCGCCTGGCAGCGCATCCGCACCACCACCCACCCGGAAAGCAGGACCGCATGA
- a CDS encoding zf-HC2 domain-containing protein: protein MQTTEPHIRVGAYALGVLGRADAFRFEEHLEECPQCRVRARELAPVAARLAVARPVVRPSPGLADRLMEAVAAGRRRAGRRRLALVAAAVVLAVGGPLAVAGAPEGPGRVVGVQRWVGADQASGAAAVVTAAGHEWGTSVALEAVRVPAVGVCALIAVGRDGSEETVSSWSAGGAGDGLVEVSGGAALRPEGIDHFEVRTADGRRLVTVER, encoded by the coding sequence ATGCAGACGACCGAGCCCCACATCCGGGTGGGGGCCTACGCCCTGGGCGTCCTCGGGAGGGCCGACGCCTTCCGGTTCGAGGAGCATCTGGAGGAGTGTCCGCAGTGCCGTGTCCGGGCCCGGGAGCTGGCCCCGGTGGCGGCCCGACTCGCGGTGGCCAGGCCGGTGGTGCGGCCCTCCCCCGGGCTCGCGGACCGGCTCATGGAGGCGGTGGCGGCCGGGCGGCGCAGGGCGGGCAGGCGGCGGCTCGCGCTGGTGGCGGCCGCGGTGGTGCTGGCGGTGGGCGGGCCGTTGGCGGTGGCCGGGGCGCCGGAGGGTCCGGGGCGCGTGGTGGGGGTGCAGCGGTGGGTGGGGGCGGACCAGGCGTCGGGGGCGGCCGCGGTGGTGACGGCGGCGGGCCATGAGTGGGGTACGTCGGTGGCGCTGGAGGCCGTCCGGGTGCCGGCGGTCGGGGTGTGCGCGCTGATCGCGGTGGGCCGGGACGGCAGCGAGGAGACGGTGAGCAGCTGGTCGGCCGGGGGTGCGGGGGACGGCCTGGTGGAGGTGTCCGGCGGGGCGGCGCTGCGGCCGGAGGGCATCGACCACTTCGAGGTGCGGACGGCGGACGGGCGGCGGCTGGTGACGGTGGAGCGGTGA
- a CDS encoding LytTR family DNA-binding domain-containing protein, with the protein MLRVLAVDDEPPALEELLYLLRADPRIRSAEGATGATEALRRIGSAVDAGPDDPTAIDVVFLDIHMAGLTGLDVAQLLAGFASPPLIVFVTAHEGFAVHAFDLKAVDYVLKPVRRERLAEAVRRVAEQVGERAAPVNDTATDQIPVELGGVIRFIPIDEIAYAEAQGDYARLHTASGSHLVRIPLTTLEERWRSRGFVRIHRRHLVALGRIDELRLDAGSMSVRIGEAELAVSRRHTRALRDLLMRQGGR; encoded by the coding sequence ATGCTGCGCGTACTCGCCGTCGACGACGAACCACCCGCCCTGGAGGAGCTCCTCTACCTCCTGCGCGCCGACCCCCGTATCCGCAGCGCCGAAGGAGCCACCGGGGCGACCGAGGCGCTGCGCCGCATCGGCAGCGCCGTGGACGCGGGCCCCGACGACCCGACCGCGATCGACGTCGTCTTCCTGGACATCCACATGGCGGGCCTCACCGGCCTCGACGTCGCCCAGCTGCTCGCCGGGTTCGCCTCGCCCCCGCTCATCGTCTTCGTCACCGCGCACGAGGGCTTCGCCGTGCACGCCTTCGACCTCAAGGCCGTCGACTACGTCCTCAAACCGGTCCGCCGCGAACGCCTCGCCGAGGCCGTACGCCGCGTCGCCGAACAGGTGGGGGAGCGGGCCGCCCCGGTCAACGACACCGCCACCGACCAGATCCCGGTGGAGCTCGGCGGCGTCATCCGCTTCATCCCGATCGACGAGATCGCGTACGCCGAGGCGCAGGGCGACTACGCCCGGCTGCACACCGCGTCCGGCAGCCACCTCGTCCGCATCCCGCTCACCACCCTGGAGGAGCGCTGGCGCTCGCGCGGCTTCGTCCGGATCCACCGCCGCCACCTCGTGGCGCTGGGCCGGATCGACGAGCTGCGGCTGGACGCGGGGAGCATGAGCGTACGGATCGGGGAGGCGGAGCTGGCCGTCAGCCGCCGCCACACCCGGGCCCTGCGCGATCTGCTGATGCGCCAGGGCGGCCGCTGA
- a CDS encoding lipase maturation factor family protein, whose product MEWFSADGYWLSRLVFQRTLAVIYLVAFLSAALQFRALIGERGILPVPDLLRRTPWKAAPGLFRLHYSDRFFAAVAWGGCAVSVALIAGLDGRLPLWGGMLLWALPWVLYLSIVQVGQVWYGFGWESLLLETGFLAVFLGTGDTAPPVLVLWLLRWLLFRLEFGAGLIKMRGDACWRKLTCLDFHHETQPMPGPLSWFFHHLPRPVHRVEVAANHVTQLLVPFLLFTPQPVASAAAALMVLTQLWLVASGNFAWLNWLTIALALSVIDWTPLTGQPPALAAPPLWYEVLVIAVTALVLVLSYRPARNMLSRRQVMNRSFDPLHLVNTYGAFGSISRMRLEVVVEGTADPVADEGADWREYGFRGKPGDVRRLPRLFAPYHLRLDWMMWFAALSPAYARSWFGPFTERLLRGDRDMLRLLAHNPFPDAPPLHVRARVFHYWFTGLRELRATGAWWDRTYVREFMRPVSRPLPPEREGRDTGRGSR is encoded by the coding sequence ATGGAGTGGTTCTCCGCCGACGGCTACTGGCTGAGCAGGCTGGTCTTCCAGCGGACGCTGGCCGTGATCTACCTGGTCGCCTTCCTCTCCGCTGCCCTCCAGTTCCGCGCGCTGATCGGCGAGCGCGGCATCCTGCCCGTACCGGACCTGCTCCGGCGCACCCCCTGGAAGGCGGCACCGGGGCTGTTCCGGCTGCACTACTCCGACCGCTTCTTCGCCGCCGTCGCCTGGGGCGGCTGCGCGGTCTCGGTGGCCCTGATCGCCGGTCTGGACGGCCGCCTGCCGCTCTGGGGCGGGATGCTCCTGTGGGCGCTGCCCTGGGTGCTGTACCTGTCGATCGTCCAGGTCGGGCAGGTCTGGTACGGATTCGGCTGGGAGTCGCTGCTCCTGGAGACCGGGTTCCTCGCGGTCTTTCTCGGTACGGGGGACACCGCGCCGCCCGTCCTGGTGCTCTGGCTGCTGCGGTGGCTGCTGTTCCGGCTGGAATTCGGCGCCGGGCTCATCAAGATGCGCGGCGACGCGTGCTGGCGGAAGCTGACCTGCCTCGACTTCCACCATGAGACCCAGCCGATGCCGGGGCCGCTCAGCTGGTTCTTCCACCATCTGCCGCGGCCGGTCCACCGGGTCGAGGTGGCCGCCAACCACGTCACCCAGCTGCTGGTCCCCTTCCTGCTGTTCACCCCGCAGCCGGTGGCGAGCGCGGCCGCCGCCCTGATGGTGCTCACCCAGCTCTGGCTGGTCGCGTCGGGCAACTTCGCCTGGCTGAACTGGCTGACCATCGCGCTGGCGCTCTCCGTCATCGACTGGACCCCGCTCACCGGGCAGCCGCCCGCCCTGGCCGCGCCCCCGCTCTGGTACGAGGTGCTCGTCATCGCGGTGACGGCCCTGGTCCTGGTCCTCAGCTACCGCCCCGCGCGCAATATGCTCTCGCGCCGCCAGGTGATGAACCGGTCCTTCGACCCCCTGCACCTGGTCAACACCTACGGGGCGTTCGGCTCCATCAGCAGGATGCGGCTGGAAGTGGTGGTGGAGGGCACGGCCGATCCGGTCGCGGACGAGGGCGCCGACTGGCGGGAGTACGGCTTCCGCGGCAAACCGGGCGATGTACGGCGGCTGCCGCGCCTGTTCGCCCCGTACCACCTGCGACTCGACTGGATGATGTGGTTCGCGGCACTCTCCCCGGCGTACGCGCGCTCCTGGTTCGGCCCGTTCACCGAGCGGCTGCTGCGCGGCGACCGGGACATGCTCCGGCTGCTCGCGCACAACCCGTTCCCCGACGCCCCGCCCCTGCATGTGCGCGCCCGGGTCTTCCACTACTGGTTCACCGGCCTCCGGGAGCTGCGGGCCACCGGCGCCTGGTGGGACCGCACCTACGTCCGGGAATTCATGCGGCCCGTGTCCCGGCCGCTCCCGCCGGAGCGGGAGGGCCGGGACACGGGCCGTGGGTCGCGCTGA
- a CDS encoding wax ester/triacylglycerol synthase family O-acyltransferase — protein sequence MGTELLAPLDLAFWHLESDAHPMHLGALAVFAPAPGVTPPHILDLLRTRAAAIPRLRMCVRDVLLPVGGAAWTVDKDFDVHRHVRRVAVEDGDFMAEATRLAGELMEQPLGRGLPPWQMYLIGGADDGPFAVLVKLHHALADGMRAVAIGAGIFDEIAAAAARPTPRGRSAVPPRSWLPDPREMAGMALGRIGEVGRALGVGASVVRAGRLDLRSTAFTAPSSGTRRLATADLDATALQRIRRAEGGTANDILLAVVAGALRRWMAGRGEVPAATDPRALVPVSRRRPGGAVSGNRLSAYLLDLPVGAADPRERLRTVRAAMDRNKAAGPLKGAGAVAVLADQLHPLAHRFGAPLAANAARMLFDLLVTSVPLPRSALSLGGCPLTALYPMAPLARGQSLAVALSTYGGRVHVGLVADGKALPDLDRLAEAVQEEFEELRELVAGGRVATPEPVA from the coding sequence TTGGGTACCGAACTCCTGGCCCCTCTCGATCTGGCCTTCTGGCACCTCGAATCCGACGCCCACCCCATGCACCTGGGCGCGCTCGCCGTCTTCGCCCCGGCGCCCGGCGTCACCCCGCCGCACATCCTGGACCTCCTCCGCACCCGGGCCGCCGCGATCCCCCGGCTGCGGATGTGCGTACGGGACGTCCTGCTGCCCGTCGGCGGCGCGGCCTGGACCGTCGACAAGGACTTCGACGTGCACCGCCATGTCCGCCGCGTCGCCGTGGAGGACGGGGACTTCATGGCGGAGGCCACCCGGCTGGCCGGGGAGCTGATGGAGCAGCCGCTGGGGCGCGGGCTGCCGCCCTGGCAGATGTACCTGATCGGCGGCGCCGACGACGGGCCCTTCGCCGTCCTGGTCAAGCTCCACCACGCCCTGGCCGACGGGATGCGGGCGGTCGCCATCGGGGCCGGGATCTTCGACGAGATCGCCGCCGCCGCGGCCCGGCCCACCCCACGCGGCCGCTCCGCCGTGCCGCCCCGCTCCTGGCTCCCCGACCCCCGCGAGATGGCGGGGATGGCGCTCGGCCGGATCGGCGAGGTCGGCCGGGCCCTGGGCGTCGGCGCCTCCGTCGTCCGCGCGGGCCGCCTCGACCTGCGCTCCACCGCCTTCACCGCGCCCTCCAGCGGCACCCGGCGCCTGGCCACCGCCGACCTGGACGCCACGGCCCTCCAGCGCATCCGCCGCGCCGAGGGCGGCACCGCCAACGACATCCTGCTCGCCGTGGTCGCCGGGGCCCTGCGCCGCTGGATGGCCGGGCGCGGCGAGGTGCCCGCCGCCACCGACCCGCGCGCCCTGGTCCCCGTCTCCCGGCGCAGGCCCGGCGGCGCGGTGAGCGGGAACCGGCTCTCCGCCTACCTCCTCGACCTGCCCGTCGGCGCGGCCGACCCCCGGGAGCGGCTCAGGACGGTCCGGGCCGCGATGGACCGTAACAAGGCGGCCGGACCGCTCAAGGGCGCCGGAGCCGTCGCCGTACTCGCCGACCAACTCCACCCGCTGGCCCACCGGTTCGGCGCACCCCTCGCGGCCAACGCCGCCCGGATGCTCTTCGACCTCCTCGTCACCAGCGTCCCGCTGCCGCGCTCCGCGCTCTCGCTCGGCGGCTGCCCGCTGACCGCGCTGTACCCGATGGCACCCCTGGCCCGAGGACAGTCGCTGGCCGTCGCCCTGTCGACGTACGGCGGCCGGGTGCATGTGGGCCTGGTGGCGGACGGCAAGGCGCTGCCGGACCTGGACCGGCTGGCGGAGGCGGTGCAGGAGGAGTTCGAGGAGCTCCGCGAGCTGGTGGCCGGCGGCCGGGTGGCCACGCCGGAACCGGTCGCCTGA
- a CDS encoding Fpg/Nei family DNA glycosylase produces MPELPEVEALRVFLDDHLVGREIARVLPLAISVLKTYDPPLAALDGTTVTSVARHGKFLDIEAGGLHLCTHLARAGWLRWKDSFPAAPPRPGKGPLALRLVTADGDGFDLTEMGTKKRLSVHLVRDPMDVPGIARLGPDPLADTFDRDAFAAIVAGARRQIKGALRDQSLIAGIGNAYSDEILHVAKMSPFKRTADLDEDDITRLYTALRTTLKDAVARSSGVEAGKLKSEKKSGMRVHGRTGEACPVCGDTILEVSFSDSSLQYCPTCQTGGKPLADRRLSKFLK; encoded by the coding sequence ATGCCCGAGCTGCCCGAAGTCGAAGCCCTGCGGGTCTTCCTCGACGACCACCTGGTCGGCAGGGAGATCGCCCGCGTCCTCCCGCTGGCGATCAGCGTCCTGAAGACGTACGACCCGCCGCTGGCCGCCCTCGACGGCACCACCGTCACCTCGGTGGCCCGCCACGGCAAGTTCCTCGACATCGAGGCGGGCGGGCTGCACCTCTGCACCCACCTGGCACGCGCGGGCTGGCTCCGCTGGAAGGACTCCTTCCCGGCCGCCCCGCCGCGCCCCGGCAAGGGCCCGCTCGCCCTGCGCCTGGTGACCGCCGACGGCGACGGCTTCGACCTCACCGAGATGGGCACCAAGAAGCGCCTCTCCGTCCACCTCGTCCGCGACCCCATGGACGTCCCGGGCATCGCCCGCCTCGGCCCCGACCCGCTCGCCGACACCTTCGACCGGGACGCGTTCGCCGCGATCGTCGCCGGGGCGCGCCGCCAGATCAAGGGCGCGCTGCGCGACCAGTCGCTCATCGCGGGCATCGGCAACGCCTACAGCGACGAGATCCTGCACGTGGCGAAGATGTCCCCGTTCAAACGGACCGCAGACCTCGACGAGGACGACATCACCCGCCTGTACACGGCGCTGCGCACCACCCTCAAGGACGCGGTGGCTCGCTCCAGCGGGGTGGAGGCCGGAAAGCTCAAGTCCGAGAAGAAGAGCGGGATGCGGGTCCACGGCCGCACCGGCGAGGCCTGCCCGGTCTGCGGTGACACCATCCTGGAGGTCTCCTTCAGCGACTCCTCGCTCCAGTACTGCCCGACCTGCCAGACGGGCGGCAAACCGCTGGCCGACCGGCGGCTGTCGAAGTTCCTGAAGTGA
- a CDS encoding DUF6777 domain-containing protein, translated as MRSPRRSRRAALAALAAGVLLAATGCDSAADRTTKGTTGTAEAEDVLLQPLGEPGPGPFTKSTARPAPSPSATRSPQEDGGSATRTVHRVSGAVPGLYGGVRSEASCDVAQQARLLTADQDKARAFAEKAGIEAVQIPGYLRSLTPVVLRADTQVTNHGYSSGSVTAFQAVLQAGTAVLVDSRGLPKVRCTCGNPLDRPVVAKGQVTHRGERWAGYDPARILAIDAGVRPVSSLIIVNTADNTWIERAVGDDVGRDRDPEGPPPFEPSQDLLFPSPARPSDPEPTETAPSAPAPAEPESSPCPDPSGDPAELPPGCPPPMEPDPGTEAPDDFDGMPTDEPWEMEEDGSGVVPEPTQVFPGDPDGLDEPADDAVPEPFAG; from the coding sequence GTGCGCTCACCCAGACGTTCCCGACGCGCCGCGCTCGCCGCACTGGCCGCCGGGGTCCTGCTCGCCGCCACCGGCTGCGACAGCGCCGCCGACCGCACCACGAAGGGCACCACCGGCACCGCGGAGGCCGAGGACGTCCTCCTCCAGCCGCTCGGCGAGCCCGGCCCCGGGCCCTTCACGAAGTCGACGGCGCGGCCGGCGCCCTCCCCGTCGGCCACCCGTTCGCCGCAGGAGGACGGCGGATCCGCCACCCGGACGGTGCATCGCGTCTCGGGAGCCGTTCCCGGGCTCTACGGCGGCGTCCGGTCCGAGGCGTCCTGCGACGTGGCACAGCAGGCCCGCCTGCTCACCGCCGACCAGGACAAGGCGCGCGCCTTCGCGGAGAAGGCGGGCATCGAGGCCGTGCAGATCCCCGGCTATCTGCGCTCGCTCACCCCGGTGGTCCTGCGCGCCGACACCCAGGTCACCAACCACGGCTACAGCTCCGGCTCCGTCACCGCCTTCCAGGCCGTGCTCCAGGCGGGCACCGCCGTCCTGGTCGACAGCAGGGGGCTGCCGAAGGTCCGCTGCACCTGCGGCAATCCGCTGGACCGGCCGGTGGTCGCGAAGGGGCAGGTCACCCACCGGGGCGAGCGCTGGGCCGGGTACGACCCCGCGCGGATCCTGGCGATCGACGCGGGCGTGCGGCCGGTGAGCAGCCTGATCATCGTGAACACCGCCGACAACACCTGGATCGAACGGGCCGTCGGCGACGATGTCGGACGCGACCGCGACCCGGAGGGCCCGCCGCCCTTCGAGCCGAGCCAGGACCTGCTCTTCCCGTCCCCGGCCCGCCCCTCCGATCCCGAACCCACGGAGACCGCCCCGTCGGCCCCGGCCCCCGCCGAACCGGAGAGCTCGCCGTGCCCGGACCCCTCGGGCGACCCCGCCGAGCTGCCTCCCGGCTGCCCGCCGCCCATGGAGCCCGACCCCGGCACCGAGGCGCCGGACGACTTCGACGGCATGCCGACCGACGAGCCCTGGGAGATGGAGGAGGACGGGTCCGGCGTGGTGCCGGAGCCGACCCAGGTCTTCCCCGGCGACCCCGACGGTCTCGACGAGCCGGCGGACGACGCCGTTCCGGAGCCGTTCGCCGGCTGA
- a CDS encoding DUF1990 domain-containing protein, producing the protein MSTLTYPEVGATRLGPLPQGYHHLHHRTRVGRGPDDFAVAGAAVTEWRMHRASGAGIEASAARAEPGASVRVSLGVGPLRLAAPCEVIWTAYGEEGRTGFGYGTLTGHPENGEECFVVDLADDGTVWFTVTAFSRPAVWYARLAGPLVPHVQLWYARRLGRTLRRLVAAG; encoded by the coding sequence ATGAGCACGCTCACCTACCCCGAGGTCGGGGCCACCCGCCTCGGCCCGCTCCCCCAGGGCTACCACCACCTGCACCACCGCACCCGGGTCGGCCGGGGCCCGGACGACTTCGCGGTGGCGGGCGCGGCGGTGACAGAGTGGCGGATGCACCGGGCCTCGGGGGCCGGGATCGAGGCCTCGGCCGCACGCGCGGAGCCCGGAGCCTCCGTACGGGTGTCGCTCGGCGTGGGGCCGCTGCGCCTGGCCGCCCCGTGCGAGGTGATCTGGACGGCGTACGGGGAGGAGGGCCGCACCGGGTTCGGCTACGGCACCCTCACCGGCCACCCGGAGAACGGCGAGGAGTGCTTCGTGGTCGACCTGGCGGACGACGGCACGGTCTGGTTCACCGTCACGGCGTTCTCGCGCCCCGCCGTCTGGTACGCACGGCTCGCGGGGCCGCTCGTGCCCCACGTGCAGCTCTGGTACGCGCGCCGGCTGGGCCGGACGCTGCGCCGGCTCGTAGCGGCGGGCTGA
- a CDS encoding SpoIIE family protein phosphatase, whose amino-acid sequence MDDRVAGALSLPDDWPAHPDLSLALNRMGSFDWDLDTGLMHMDQAALDVFDLAAEEYDDRPASLAQRVPTDEAVRLDGLVSQALKSGLTNYGAYFRIQRRDGTLRWTHTQGFVRRDGTGRPRRIIGIVRDATQELADSSARQELDLERRQRTSLVEGTTAALAHARTVKDVIAVLKNSQGLAHLGATSLVMGLLESGRIHLVADGPEGAYVPGTRFTRVDEQYPMSEVVRTLTPRFIESAEDFATSYPILWPNISHLGITSAAYMPLIAQARPIGALGLLYRDKAGFTPDERNLLMALGTSIAQSLQRAMLYEQEHDLAEGLQQAMLPRRIPAVPGAQVAVRYRSARLGRDIGGDWYDLIPLPGGRVGAVIGDVQGHDTHAAAVMGQLRIVLRAYAAEGHSPATVMARASVFLHELDTDRFATCTYAEVDLTTGVVQAVRAGHVDPLVRDVDGSCRRMPAEGGLPLGLSAEFGRLEYPVSTAELDPGQTMILFTDGLVEMPGSDLDEGMQLLTTLVSNGPQNLQKLADELCDAVDVRGGQDDVALLLLRRRAAQAPQPGGRLRQHVAQNDPEALSSARHMIRAAVRAWGAKERADEIELAADELTTNALMHTDGGAVVTIRVMAGSERRLRVDVEDRSSALPRRRDAGEDGVSGRGLMLVDRLADVWGVESRGSGKCVWCEFLIPERS is encoded by the coding sequence ATGGATGATCGGGTAGCGGGTGCCCTGTCACTCCCGGACGACTGGCCCGCCCACCCGGACCTCAGCCTCGCCCTGAACCGTATGGGCAGCTTCGACTGGGATCTGGACACCGGCCTCATGCACATGGACCAGGCCGCCCTCGACGTGTTCGACCTGGCCGCCGAGGAGTACGACGACCGGCCGGCCTCCCTCGCACAGCGCGTACCGACCGATGAGGCCGTACGCCTGGACGGGTTGGTCTCGCAGGCGCTCAAGAGCGGGCTGACCAACTACGGCGCCTACTTCCGGATCCAGCGCCGCGACGGCACCCTGCGCTGGACCCACACCCAGGGGTTCGTCCGCCGGGACGGGACCGGCCGGCCCCGCCGCATCATCGGGATCGTCCGCGACGCCACCCAGGAGCTGGCGGACTCCTCCGCCCGGCAGGAGCTGGACCTGGAGCGGCGCCAGCGCACGAGCCTGGTGGAGGGCACCACGGCGGCCCTGGCCCACGCCCGTACGGTCAAGGACGTCATCGCCGTCCTCAAGAACTCCCAGGGCCTCGCCCACCTGGGCGCCACCAGCCTCGTCATGGGCCTGCTGGAGTCCGGCCGCATCCACCTCGTGGCCGACGGGCCCGAAGGCGCCTACGTCCCCGGCACCCGGTTCACCCGGGTGGACGAGCAGTACCCGATGAGTGAGGTCGTCCGCACCCTCACCCCGCGCTTCATCGAGTCTGCCGAGGACTTCGCCACCTCCTACCCGATCCTCTGGCCCAACATCAGCCACCTGGGGATCACCTCGGCCGCCTACATGCCGCTGATCGCGCAGGCCCGCCCGATCGGCGCACTCGGCCTGCTCTACCGCGACAAGGCGGGCTTCACCCCCGACGAGCGCAACCTCCTCATGGCGCTCGGCACCTCGATCGCCCAGAGCCTCCAGCGGGCCATGCTCTACGAGCAGGAGCACGACCTCGCCGAAGGGCTCCAGCAGGCGATGCTGCCGCGCCGGATCCCCGCCGTGCCGGGGGCGCAGGTCGCCGTCCGCTACCGCTCGGCCCGGCTCGGCCGGGACATCGGCGGCGACTGGTACGACCTGATCCCGCTGCCCGGCGGCCGGGTCGGCGCCGTCATCGGCGACGTCCAGGGGCACGACACCCACGCCGCCGCCGTCATGGGGCAGCTGCGGATCGTGCTGCGGGCGTACGCCGCCGAGGGGCACAGCCCCGCCACCGTCATGGCGCGCGCCTCCGTCTTCCTCCACGAGCTGGACACCGACCGCTTCGCCACCTGCACCTACGCCGAGGTCGACCTCACCACCGGGGTCGTCCAGGCGGTCCGGGCCGGCCATGTCGACCCGCTGGTACGCGACGTGGACGGCAGCTGCCGCCGCATGCCGGCCGAGGGCGGACTGCCGCTGGGGCTCTCCGCGGAGTTCGGGCGGCTGGAGTACCCGGTCTCCACGGCGGAGCTGGACCCGGGCCAGACGATGATCCTGTTCACCGACGGACTGGTGGAGATGCCGGGCTCCGACCTCGACGAGGGCATGCAGCTGCTGACCACGCTGGTCTCCAACGGCCCCCAGAACCTCCAGAAGCTGGCCGACGAACTCTGCGACGCCGTCGACGTGCGCGGCGGCCAGGACGACGTGGCGCTCCTGCTGCTCCGCCGCCGCGCCGCCCAGGCGCCCCAGCCCGGCGGCAGGCTCCGCCAGCATGTCGCCCAGAACGACCCCGAGGCGCTCAGCTCGGCCCGGCACATGATCCGGGCGGCGGTACGCGCCTGGGGGGCGAAGGAGCGGGCCGACGAGATCGAACTGGCCGCCGACGAGCTGACCACCAACGCCCTGATGCACACCGACGGCGGGGCCGTGGTGACGATCCGGGTGATGGCCGGCTCCGAGCGGCGGCTCCGCGTCGACGTGGAGGACCGCTCCAGCGCCCTGCCCCGCCGACGGGACGCGGGGGAGGACGGGGTCTCCGGGCGCGGGCTGATGCTCGTCGACCGGCTGGCCGACGTCTGGGGTGTGGAGTCCCGGGGCAGCGGCAAGTGCGTGTGGTGCGAGTTCCTGATCCCCGAACGGTCGTGA